In Camelina sativa cultivar DH55 chromosome 16, Cs, whole genome shotgun sequence, a single window of DNA contains:
- the LOC104753440 gene encoding uncharacterized protein LOC104753440: MGDFNEILTGDEHSLYDQMSVVPQGMRDLQNVVEHCSFSDMQSHGPLYTWCNKREFGLICKKLDRILVNDTWLTAYQQSYGVFEVGGCSDHLRCRIKFGGDRPKLQRPFKFTNALVSDPSFLPMVQEYWESTEQLYHSTSALYRFSKKLKAFNPQIKKLCREKLGGLEQKTKEALAHLCTCQLETLQNPTEQAMRNESIAYSRWLFVLGLEEKYLKQKSKLHWLRVRDGNNKVFHHAAKVR, from the coding sequence ATGGGGGATTTCAATGAAATACTAACGGGAGATGAGCATTCGCTCTATGATCAGATGTCTGTTGTGCCTCAAGGAATGAGAGATTTGCAAAATGTGGTGGAACATTGTTCTTTCAGTGATATGCAGTCACATGGTCCTCTGTATACCTGGTGTAACAAGCGTGAGTTTGGCCTTATTTGCAAGAAACTAGATCGAATCCTTGTGAACGATACTTGGCTTACTGCCTATCAGCAGTCATATGGAGTATTTGAAGTTGGTGGATGCTCTGATCACTTGCGTTGCCGTATCAAGTTTGGGGGAGATAGGCCAAAATTACAGCGACCTTTCAAGTTCACAAATGCTTTGGTGAGCGACCCTAGTTTCTTGCCCATGGTTCAAGAATATTGGGAGAGTACTGAACAATTATATCATTCCACTTCAGCTTTGTATCGGTTTTCTAAGAAGTTGAAAGCATTTAATCCGCAGATTAAAAAATTGTGTCGAGAGAAACTTGGAGGTCTGGAACAGAAGACAAAGGAAGCTTTGGCACATCTTTGCACCTGTCAGTTGGAGACTCTGCAAAATCCCACTGAACAGGCCATGCGCAATGAATCAATCGCATACAGTCGCTGGTTATTTGTTTTGGGGTTAGAGGAAAAATATTTGAAGCAGAAATCCAAACTGCACTGGTTAAGGGTGAGAGATGGGAATAACAAGGTGTTTCATCATGCTGCAAAAGTCAGATAG
- the LOC104750007 gene encoding putative E3 ubiquitin-protein ligase XBAT31, whose amino-acid sequence MGQSLSCGTRPEHGIFASVQCGDIVTVRRVMTAEPSLLNQTTAYDRHSVLHVAAANGQIEILSLLLERFTNPDLLNRHKQTPLMLAAMYGRISCVKKLTEVGANILMFDSVNRRTCLHYAAYYGHANCVQAILSAAQSSPVAVHWGYSRFVNIRDDKGATPLHLASRQRRPECVNVLLDSGSLVCASTSVYGSPGSTPLHLAARSGSIDCVRKLLAWGADRLQRDASGRIPYMVAMKHKHGACGALLNPSSAEPLVWPSPLKFISELDDEAKLLLEQALMDANREREKTILKGTAYSLPSPSFSDTASDDNMSEVSDTELCCICFEQVCTIEVKDCGHQMCAQCTLALCCHNKPNPTTSTVTPPVCPFCRSTIARLVVAQNNNNNEKSKSLDDVVVVDLEAGDVSSSKFRKHRRSINLGEESSSFMGLSSIGSFGRITGRGSGRIAADNELMDKPIL is encoded by the exons ATGGGGCAGAGTTTGAGCTGTGGAACGAGACCGGAGCACGGAATTTTCGCCTCTGTACAGTGCGGCGATATCGTCACTGTTCGCCGTGTGATGACGGCAGAGCCTAGTTTGTTGAATCAGACTACTGCTTATGATCGTCACTCTGTTCTTCATGTCGCTGCTGCTAATGGTCAGATCGAG ATTTTGTCTTTGCTTTTGGAACGATTTACGAATCCAGATTTGTTGAATCGTCACAAACAG ACTCCGTTAATGTTGGCTGCGATGTATGGGAGGATCTCTTGTGTGAAGAAGCTCACTGAAGTTGGAGCTAAT ATATTGATGTTTGATTCTGTGAATCGAAGAACATGTTTGCATTACGCTGCATATTATGGACATGCTAACTGTGTTCAAGCGATTCTCTCTGCTGCTCAATCAAGTCCCGTTGCTGTTCATTG GGGGTATTCGAGGTTTGTGAACATAAGAGATGATAAAGGAGCGACTCCGTTGCATCTAGCTTCTCGGCAGAGACGGCCTGAATGTGTGAATGTGTTGTTGGACAGTGGTTCTCTTGTTTGTGCATCTACTAGTGTATATGG TTCTCCAGGGAGTACACCTCTCCATTTGGCAGCTAGAAGTGGATCTATTGATTGTGTCAGAAAATTGCTTGCTTGGGGTGCTGATCGTCTTCAGAGAGACGCTTCTGG GAGGATACCCTATATGGTAGCAATGAAGCATAAGCATGGAGCATGTGGAGCATTGCTAAACCCGTCCTCTGCAGAGCCTCTCGTTTGGCCATCACCATTAAAGTTCATCAGCGAGCTTGATGACGAGGCGAAACTCCTATTAGAGCAGGCTTTAATGGATGCTAAtcgggagagagagaaaaccaTCCTCAAGGGAACTGCTTACTCCTTACCATCACCCTCTTTCTCCGACACTGCTTCAGATGATAACATGTCCGAG GTGAGTGATACGGAACTGTGCTGTATTTGCTTTGAGCAAGTATGCACGATTGAAGTCAAAGACTGTGGACACCAAATGTGTGCACAATGCACACTTGCACTGTGCTGTCACAACAAACCGAACCCAACAACCTCAACTGTGACTCCACCGGTCTGCCCGTTCTGTAGAAGCACCATCGCGCGTTTAGTCGTCGCCcagaataacaacaacaacgaaaaGAGCAAAAGCCtagatgatgttgttgttgttgatctcGAGGCAGGTGATGTAAGCTCCTCCAAATTCAGAAAGCACAGAAGATCAATAAACCTTGGCGAAGAGAGCAGCAGTTTCATGGGACTATCAAGCATTGGATCGTTCGGAAGAATAACCGGCCGTGGCTCGGGAAGGATCGCAGCCGACAACGAGCTGATGGACAAACCAATATTGTGA
- the LOC104750006 gene encoding cytochrome P450 710A3 translates to MVASVSLFASLAPYLVSALLLFLLLEQLSYHVKKRNLPGPLFVTPIIGNVIALLRDPTSFWNKQSAMANTSVGLSTNYLIGKFIIYIKDAKLSNIIFSNIRPDAFQLIGHPFGKKIFGEHSLIFMFGEDHKSVRRQVAPNFTRTPLSMYSSLQQTVIMRHLRQWEESFSRGSRPVSMRQLIRELNLETSQTVFVGPYLDKEVKNSIRDDYNLFNQGTMALPIDLPGFAFGEARKAVSRLVNTMVVCTRKSKAKMATGENPTCLVDFWTHSIAAQNPPLPHSVDEEISCVVVDFLFAAQDASTSSLLWAVVLLESEPEVLRRVREEVASFWSPESNELITADQLVEMKFTRTVAREVLRYRPPASMVPHVAVSDFPLTESYTIPKGTVVFPSLFDASFQGFTEPDRFDPDRFNETRQEDQVFKRNFLTFGIGSHQCVGQRYALNHLVLFIAMFTSVFDFKRARSEGCDDIVHIPTMSPKDGGMVFLSSRAGVSP, encoded by the coding sequence ATGGTTGCCTCAGTTTCCCTATTTGCCTCTCTTGCACCATACTTAGTCTCAGCATTACTTCTATTCCTTCTGCTCGAGCAACTCTCTTACcatgtcaaaaaaagaaacctcCCTGGCCCCCTCTTCGTCACCCCAATCATTGGAAACGTCATTGCACTCCTCCGTGACCCAACTTCCTTCTGGAACAAGCAATCTGCGATGGCAAACACTTCCGTTGGCCTCTCCACCAACTACCTCATTGGAAAGTTTATTATCTACATTAAAGATGCAAAGCTTTCCAATATAATCTTCTCCAACATTCGTCCCGATGCTTTCCAACTTATTGGTCATCCATTCGGCAAGAAGATCTTCGGTGAACACAGCCTTATCTTTATGTTTGGCGAGGATCATAAGTCCGTTCGTCGTCAAGTCGCTCCTAACTTCACCCGTACGCCACTCTCCATGTACTCTTCCTTACAGCAAACAGTTATCATGCGTCATTTACGGCAGTGGGAGGAAAGTTTTTCCCGTGGATCTCGGCCAGTTTCGATGCGACAACTCATCCGTGAACTCAACCTCGAGACTTCTCAGACGGTTTTTGTCGGACCATACCTCGACAAGGAAGTCAAGAACTCGATCCGTGATGATTACAATCTATTCAACCAAGGAACAATGGCACTCCCAATCGACCTCCCAGGGTTCGCGTTCGGCGAGGCTCGTAAGGCGGTATCGAGACTAGTGAACACAATGGTTGTTTGCACGAGAAAATCAAAAGCCAAGATGGCCACAGGAGAGAATCCAACATGCCTAGTCGATTTCTGGACGCATTCGATCGCTGCGCAGAATCCGCCGCTTCCTCACTCCGTAGACGAGGAGATTAGTTGTGTGGTCGTTGATTTTCTGTTTGCAGCACAGGACGCATCCACATCATCACTCCTCTGGGCAGTGGTGCTTCTTGAGTCGGAGCCAGAAGTGCTAAGAAGAGTCAGGGAGGAAGTCGCAAGTTTTTGGTCGCCTGAGTCCAATGAGTTGATCACAGCCGATCAGCTCGTGGAGATGAAGTTCACGCGGACTGTGGCGCGTGAGGTCCTTAGATACCGACCACCAGCAAGTATGGTTCCACACGTTGCTGTTAGTGACTTCCCTCTCACGGAATCGTACACAATACCTAAAGGTACAGTTGTGTTTCCTTCCCTTTTTGATGCCTCGTTTCAAGGGTTTACTGAACCAGACCGGTTTGATCCTGACCGGTTTAACGAGACAAGGCAAGAGGATCAGGTATTCAAACGCAATTTTTTGACTTTTGGAATTGGCTCGCACCAGTGCGTAGGCCAGCGTTACGCGCTGAACCACCTCGTTctcttcattgccatgttcACGTCGGTGTTCGATTTCAAGAGGGCCCGATCGGAGGGCTGCGATGATATTGTGCATATCCCAACGATGTCACCCAAAGATGGGGGCATGGTTTTCTTGTCTAGCCGCGCCGGTGTCTCTCCTTGA